One genomic segment of Pandoraea sputorum includes these proteins:
- a CDS encoding amino acid ABC transporter permease has product MIGNFSFTYLGYMVQSIGWTLVLSALAFVLGMAGGFLVMLGRISPRRWLRLPTQVFIEAIQGIPLLILLFIVYFGLSVYGFELPSIVAAALALMVYTSAYLGDIWRGCVEAMPRAQWEAAECLSFTRWQTLRLVIIPQAVRLSLPPTIGFLVQIIKMTSLASVIGFVELTRAGQIINNSIFQPFLVFSLVGVFYFVLCYPLSRWSASLEDRLNVGNR; this is encoded by the coding sequence ATGATCGGCAATTTCTCGTTCACCTATCTCGGGTACATGGTGCAGTCCATCGGCTGGACACTGGTGCTCTCTGCGTTGGCCTTCGTGCTCGGCATGGCCGGAGGTTTTCTGGTGATGCTCGGACGCATCTCACCGCGCCGCTGGCTGCGTTTGCCCACGCAAGTGTTCATCGAAGCGATTCAGGGCATTCCGCTGCTGATTCTGCTGTTCATCGTCTACTTCGGTCTGTCGGTGTACGGCTTCGAGCTGCCCTCGATCGTGGCCGCCGCCCTCGCGCTGATGGTCTACACGAGCGCTTATCTAGGCGACATCTGGCGCGGTTGCGTCGAAGCCATGCCGCGCGCGCAATGGGAAGCGGCAGAGTGCCTGTCGTTCACCCGCTGGCAGACGCTGCGTCTCGTGATCATTCCGCAAGCGGTGCGTCTGTCGCTGCCACCGACCATCGGCTTTCTGGTGCAGATCATCAAGATGACGTCGCTCGCCTCGGTCATCGGCTTCGTCGAACTGACCCGCGCAGGACAGATCATCAACAACTCGATTTTCCAGCCCTTCCTCGTGTTCTCGCTGGTGGGGGTGTTTTATTTCGTGCTGTGCTACCCACTCTCCCGCTGGAGCGCATCACTGGAGGACAGGCTCAATGTCGGCAATCGTTAA